Proteins encoded within one genomic window of Amorphoplanes friuliensis DSM 7358:
- a CDS encoding 8-amino-7-oxononanoate synthase produces the protein MAGWQEALERQARTRAKAGLTRTLRPRAADDSVVDLAGNDYLGLAAHPEVIAAAAEALHRYGLGATGSRLVRGSTDAHTALETDLAGWLGAEQALVYSSGYLANLGAVRALAGPGTLLISDRYNHASLIDGCRSSGAEVVVAPHADPAALATILDAHPGRETVFVTESVFSVDGDLAPLAELHAVTSAHDTLLLVDDAHALGILGDSGAGGVAAAGLAGKPDVIVTATLSKSLGGAGGVVAGPAALIRHLIDTGRTFIYDTAPPPAVVAGVRAALRITRAADDRRAVLVARADQTVSRLTAAGFPVTAPAAGVLSVTAPGPEAALTWAEDCRDRGIAVGCFRPPSTPDGSSRLRLTLNAGIAAEDFDRALDVIVECAP, from the coding sequence TTGGCGGGCTGGCAGGAGGCGCTCGAGCGCCAGGCCCGCACGCGGGCGAAAGCCGGGCTCACCCGCACTCTGCGGCCCCGCGCCGCCGACGACTCCGTCGTCGATCTGGCCGGCAACGACTATCTCGGTCTCGCCGCCCATCCCGAGGTGATCGCCGCCGCGGCCGAGGCCCTCCACCGGTACGGGCTGGGGGCGACCGGTTCCCGCCTGGTGCGCGGCTCGACGGACGCCCACACCGCCCTCGAGACGGATCTGGCCGGCTGGCTGGGCGCCGAGCAGGCGCTGGTCTACTCCTCGGGTTACCTGGCCAATCTCGGCGCGGTCCGGGCGCTGGCCGGTCCCGGGACGCTGCTGATCTCCGACCGTTACAACCACGCGTCACTGATCGACGGCTGCCGGAGCTCCGGCGCCGAGGTTGTCGTGGCCCCGCACGCCGACCCGGCCGCACTCGCCACGATCCTCGACGCGCACCCCGGCCGGGAGACGGTCTTCGTCACGGAGTCGGTATTCTCCGTCGACGGCGACCTGGCGCCGCTGGCCGAGCTCCACGCGGTGACCTCGGCCCACGACACGCTGCTGCTGGTCGACGACGCGCACGCGCTCGGCATCCTGGGTGATTCCGGTGCCGGTGGTGTCGCCGCGGCGGGTCTGGCGGGAAAGCCCGACGTCATCGTGACGGCGACCCTGTCGAAATCGCTCGGCGGCGCCGGTGGTGTGGTCGCGGGCCCGGCGGCGCTGATCCGGCACCTGATCGACACGGGACGCACCTTCATCTACGACACCGCGCCGCCGCCCGCCGTGGTGGCGGGCGTGCGGGCGGCACTGCGGATCACCCGCGCCGCCGACGACCGCCGGGCTGTGCTGGTGGCCCGCGCCGACCAGACGGTGAGCCGGCTGACCGCGGCCGGATTCCCGGTGACCGCGCCCGCCGCCGGGGTGCTCTCGGTGACCGCACCCGGCCCGGAAGCTGCCCTGACCTGGGCGGAGGACTGCCGCGACCGGGGCATCGCGGTCGGCTGCTTCCGGCCGCCGTCGACGCCGGACGGCTCCTCGCGCTTGCGCCTCACTCTGAACGCGGGCATCGCGGCGGAGGACTTCGACCGGGCCCTGGACGTGATCGTGGAGTGCGCACCGTGA
- the bioD gene encoding dethiobiotin synthase: MEAGEWRGIVLVTGTDTDVGKTIVTSAIAASAQAAGLRVAVVKPGQTGTAEGGPTDIDRVTHLANPHTTRTLASYPEPLAPLAAAKISGLAPLELYEVVDAVRAEGEKHDLVLVEGAGGLLVPMGVRPSGEAWTVADLATTLGVPTIVVSRAGLGTLNHTALTLEALERRGVAAKVVLGAWPAEPELVHWANLTELVPHLVGALPDGAGGMEPGVFQRSAPGWLTPALYGVLDDWRVWADEVS, translated from the coding sequence GTGGAGGCCGGTGAGTGGCGGGGCATCGTGCTGGTCACCGGCACGGACACCGACGTCGGCAAGACGATCGTCACGTCGGCGATCGCGGCCTCCGCCCAGGCCGCCGGTCTGCGCGTGGCGGTCGTCAAGCCCGGCCAGACCGGGACGGCCGAGGGCGGCCCCACGGACATCGACCGCGTCACGCACCTGGCCAACCCGCACACGACCCGCACCCTCGCGTCGTACCCGGAACCGCTCGCCCCGCTGGCCGCCGCCAAGATCTCCGGGCTGGCGCCGCTCGAGCTGTACGAGGTCGTGGACGCCGTCCGCGCCGAGGGCGAGAAGCACGATCTGGTGCTGGTGGAGGGCGCCGGTGGCCTGCTGGTGCCGATGGGCGTACGCCCCTCGGGTGAGGCGTGGACCGTCGCCGACCTGGCCACGACCCTGGGTGTGCCGACGATCGTCGTGTCGCGCGCCGGGCTCGGCACGCTGAACCACACCGCGCTGACCCTGGAGGCACTCGAGCGCCGCGGTGTGGCGGCGAAGGTGGTGCTGGGGGCGTGGCCCGCCGAGCCGGAGCTGGTGCACTGGGCCAACCTCACCGAGCTGGTCCCGCACCTGGTCGGCGCGCTGCCGGACGGTGCCGGCGGCATGGAGCCGGGTGTCTTCCAGCGGTCGGCGCCGGGCTGGCTGACCCCGGCCCTCTACGGCGTGCTGGACGACTGGCGCGTCTGGGCCGACGAGGTCAGTTGA
- a CDS encoding PfkB family carbohydrate kinase, with protein MKPPVATVVGQLARDLVLSVGAVPDTGAAADATDRREQLGGKGANQAVGLAQLGVVPRLVAVAGEDIIGDVLLDQARRDGIDVTAVVRRPGALTGLIVELLDSDGQWRYVQHLSEEVLLTVRDVERARDVISGADAVLVQLQQPAAAALAAARIGHDAGRLVVLDGVPEEHRDELLAAADVVRADDQEARLLLDGPVTPAAARRLLDDGPRLLALGVEDGNLFVWKDGHVRLPLTGGKPVDTTGGGDAFTAALTASLLRGEDYSLAARWAVAASGATVTHVSGRPSLAGLQVSADG; from the coding sequence ATGAAACCTCCGGTAGCGACCGTAGTTGGGCAACTCGCCCGTGACCTCGTCCTGTCCGTCGGTGCCGTCCCGGACACCGGTGCCGCGGCGGATGCGACGGACCGGCGCGAGCAACTGGGCGGCAAGGGCGCCAATCAGGCGGTTGGACTGGCCCAGCTGGGGGTAGTCCCGAGGCTGGTGGCGGTGGCCGGCGAGGACATCATCGGCGACGTGCTGCTCGACCAGGCCAGGCGCGACGGCATCGACGTCACCGCGGTGGTACGCCGCCCCGGCGCGCTCACCGGCCTGATCGTCGAACTGCTCGACAGCGACGGCCAGTGGCGTTATGTCCAGCATCTCAGCGAGGAGGTCCTGCTCACCGTGCGCGACGTGGAACGGGCGCGAGACGTGATCAGCGGGGCTGACGCCGTACTCGTGCAGTTGCAGCAACCCGCCGCGGCCGCGCTGGCCGCAGCACGGATCGGGCACGACGCGGGCCGGCTGGTGGTGCTCGACGGCGTGCCGGAGGAGCACCGGGACGAGCTGCTCGCGGCGGCCGACGTGGTGCGCGCGGACGATCAGGAGGCCCGGTTGCTGCTGGACGGACCTGTCACGCCCGCGGCGGCACGGCGCCTGCTCGACGACGGCCCGCGGCTGCTCGCGCTGGGTGTCGAGGACGGCAACCTCTTCGTCTGGAAGGACGGTCACGTGCGTCTGCCTCTCACCGGCGGCAAGCCGGTCGACACCACCGGCGGGGGTGACGCCTTCACCGCCGCGCTGACGGCCTCCTTGCTGCGCGGCGAGGACTATTCACTCGCGGCCCGCTGGGCGGTCGCGGCCTCGGGCGCCACGGTCACGCACGTCAGCGGTCGTCCTTCTCTCGCCGGTCTGCAGGTCTCCGCCGATGGGTGA
- a CDS encoding GNAT family N-acetyltransferase produces the protein MEISIVAAAPADAGEVLTVQRAAFLAEGALNDSFTLPPLTETLDEVRAAIDDTGLVFLVARQEHRLVGSVRGRVTDGTGHVSRLSIAPDLQGQGLGRRLMTAIEQALAGQVQRFELFTGATSAANLALYHKLGYVDCGWGPGAAAAGITYLEKRV, from the coding sequence ATGGAGATCAGCATCGTGGCGGCCGCTCCCGCGGACGCCGGTGAGGTCCTCACCGTGCAGCGGGCCGCGTTCCTGGCCGAGGGCGCGCTGAACGACTCGTTCACGCTGCCGCCGCTGACCGAGACGCTCGACGAGGTCCGCGCCGCGATCGATGACACCGGCCTGGTGTTCCTCGTCGCCCGGCAGGAGCACCGCCTGGTCGGCTCGGTGCGCGGCCGCGTGACCGACGGCACCGGCCACGTCTCCCGGCTCTCGATCGCTCCCGATCTGCAGGGCCAGGGTCTCGGACGGCGCCTGATGACCGCGATCGAGCAGGCTCTGGCCGGACAGGTCCAGCGGTTCGAGTTGTTCACCGGTGCCACCAGCGCCGCCAACCTGGCGCTTTACCACAAACTGGGCTATGTCGACTGCGGCTGGGGTCCGGGGGCGGCCGCTGCGGGGATCACGTACCTGGAAAAGAGGGTTTGA
- the bioB gene encoding biotin synthase BioB translates to MPEILDRARAQVLADGAGLDEAGILEVLRLSDEDLPELLQVAHDVRMKWCGPEVEVEGIVSLKTGGCPEDCHFCSQSGLFTSPVRSVWLDIPSLVEAAKQTAATGATEFCIVAAVRGPDTRLMTQMRDGVKAIKEAVDIQVAASLGMLTQEQVDELVDMGVHRYNHNLETCQSYFPNVVTTHSWEERWGTLKMVRDSGMEVCCGGILGLGESIEQRAEFAAQLAELDPHEVPLNFLNPRPGTPLGDRPVVEGKDALRAIAAFRLAMPRTILRYAGGREITLGDLGTRDGLLGGINAVIVGNYLTTLGRPATSDLELLQELKMPVKALSATL, encoded by the coding sequence ATGCCAGAGATCCTCGACCGGGCGCGGGCCCAGGTTCTTGCCGACGGTGCCGGGCTCGACGAAGCGGGGATCCTGGAGGTCCTGCGCCTGAGCGACGAGGATCTGCCGGAGCTGCTGCAGGTCGCCCACGACGTCCGGATGAAGTGGTGCGGCCCCGAGGTCGAGGTCGAGGGCATCGTCTCCCTCAAGACCGGCGGCTGCCCCGAGGACTGCCACTTCTGCTCCCAGTCGGGCCTGTTCACCTCGCCGGTGCGGTCGGTCTGGCTGGACATCCCGTCGCTGGTCGAGGCGGCCAAGCAGACCGCCGCGACGGGCGCGACGGAGTTCTGCATCGTGGCCGCCGTGCGCGGCCCCGACACCCGCCTGATGACCCAGATGCGCGACGGCGTCAAGGCGATCAAGGAAGCCGTCGACATCCAGGTCGCGGCCAGCCTCGGCATGCTCACCCAGGAGCAGGTCGACGAGCTGGTCGACATGGGCGTCCACCGCTACAACCACAACCTCGAGACCTGTCAGTCGTACTTCCCGAACGTCGTCACCACCCATTCGTGGGAGGAGCGCTGGGGCACCCTCAAGATGGTGCGCGACTCGGGCATGGAGGTCTGCTGCGGCGGCATCCTCGGCCTGGGCGAGTCGATCGAGCAGCGCGCGGAGTTCGCCGCCCAGCTCGCCGAGCTCGACCCGCACGAGGTCCCGCTCAACTTCCTCAACCCCCGGCCGGGCACGCCCCTCGGTGACCGCCCGGTCGTCGAGGGCAAGGACGCCCTCCGGGCCATCGCGGCGTTCCGCCTGGCCATGCCCAGGACCATCCTCCGGTACGCCGGTGGCCGCGAGATCACGCTGGGCGACCTCGGCACCCGTGACGGCCTGCTCGGCGGCATCAACGCGGTGATCGTCGGCAACTACCTGACGACACTGGGCCGGCCGGCGACCTCCGACCTGGAGCTGCTGCAGGAGCTGAAGATGCCGGTCAAGGCGCTCTCGGCGACGCTGTGA
- a CDS encoding GNAT family N-acetyltransferase, protein MALWRIRATVDDRPGYLSVLTASLALRSVNILAVQVHTTEGGAVDDFLVDTPDTMTEAELHAAIARGRGREAFVTRAEAQGLADQPTRALALAGRLVHDPDSLGEALVTLLDAAEVRWRPEGTVVLHGFDEERMTLIDPAGGSYEVLRPAPAFTPAEYARAQALVEVSGALVRRTTEQVTLLLPDGSELLIRTAGGDDLEAVRGLHTRSSSQTRRRRYLSGSEVPSDARLRRMLEPATGTTLLAVHADPVSGEEQVVALATLLTEGDLGEVGLLVEDSWQRRGLGTALLRRLITAATRLKASAIVAHTGAENVAMLRTLRRFGVTGRGDRDGDLLSLTLPMTGRQPAGKETPATSG, encoded by the coding sequence ATGGCGCTGTGGCGGATCAGGGCAACGGTCGACGACCGGCCCGGGTACCTTTCCGTGCTCACCGCGAGCCTCGCGCTGCGGTCGGTCAACATCCTCGCCGTTCAGGTGCACACCACCGAGGGCGGCGCGGTCGACGACTTCCTCGTGGACACGCCGGACACGATGACCGAGGCCGAGCTGCACGCCGCGATCGCGCGGGGCCGCGGCCGGGAGGCTTTCGTCACGCGGGCCGAGGCGCAGGGTTTGGCCGACCAGCCGACCCGCGCGCTGGCGCTGGCCGGTCGTCTTGTCCACGACCCCGATTCGCTGGGTGAGGCCCTGGTGACGTTGCTCGACGCCGCCGAGGTGCGCTGGCGGCCGGAGGGCACGGTTGTGCTGCACGGCTTCGACGAGGAGCGGATGACGCTCATCGACCCGGCCGGCGGGAGCTACGAGGTGCTGCGCCCGGCGCCGGCCTTCACGCCCGCGGAATATGCCCGTGCTCAGGCCCTGGTCGAGGTCAGCGGCGCCCTGGTCCGCCGCACCACCGAACAGGTCACACTGCTGCTCCCGGACGGCTCCGAGCTGCTGATCCGGACGGCCGGCGGCGACGACCTCGAGGCTGTCCGTGGCTTGCACACCCGCAGCTCGTCTCAGACCCGCCGCCGCCGCTATCTGAGTGGCTCGGAGGTGCCGTCCGACGCGCGGCTGCGCCGGATGCTCGAGCCGGCGACCGGCACGACGCTGCTCGCCGTGCACGCCGACCCGGTGAGCGGCGAGGAGCAGGTCGTGGCGCTGGCCACCCTGCTGACCGAGGGCGACCTGGGCGAGGTCGGCCTGCTCGTCGAGGACTCCTGGCAGCGCCGGGGCCTCGGCACGGCGCTGCTGCGCCGGCTGATCACGGCGGCGACCCGGCTGAAGGCCTCGGCGATCGTGGCGCACACCGGCGCCGAGAACGTCGCGATGCTGCGGACGCTGCGCCGCTTCGGTGTCACCGGCCGCGGCGACCGTGACGGTGACCTGCTGAGCCTGACGCTGCCGATGACCGGCCGTCAGCCGGCCGGCAAAGAGACTCCTGCCACCTCAGGGTGA
- a CDS encoding pyrimidine reductase family protein: MAVIDVHDADLVALYPRNPTPTLRVNFITGLDGAATVDGKSAGLGGPGDKLIFDSLRRVCDALVVAAGTVRAEKYDGLRLDAAAREWRRSAGLPEFPLMVVVSGSLELDPAQLVFADAPIRPLVITHAAAPADRRAALQPVADVLTCGDTSIDLAAAVEALHARGATQLLCEGGPHLFGSLIAADLVDELCLTVSPQLTGGSAGRIATGPDTPPRSMSLRSVLADQDMLFLRYARSR, encoded by the coding sequence ATCGCCGTGATCGACGTCCATGACGCCGATCTTGTGGCGCTTTATCCCCGCAATCCGACCCCGACACTGCGGGTCAACTTCATCACCGGCCTGGACGGCGCCGCGACGGTGGACGGCAAGTCCGCCGGGCTCGGCGGGCCGGGCGACAAGCTGATCTTCGACTCGCTGCGCCGGGTCTGCGACGCGCTGGTCGTCGCCGCCGGCACGGTTCGCGCCGAAAAATACGACGGCCTGCGCCTCGACGCCGCGGCCCGGGAATGGCGCCGATCGGCCGGCCTCCCCGAGTTCCCGCTGATGGTCGTGGTCTCCGGCTCGCTGGAGCTCGACCCGGCCCAGCTGGTCTTCGCGGACGCGCCGATCCGCCCCCTGGTGATCACCCACGCGGCTGCCCCGGCCGACCGGCGCGCCGCCCTGCAGCCCGTCGCGGACGTGCTGACCTGCGGCGACACCTCGATCGACCTGGCGGCGGCAGTGGAGGCGCTGCACGCCCGCGGTGCCACACAGCTCCTTTGCGAGGGCGGTCCACACCTGTTCGGCTCGCTCATCGCCGCCGATCTGGTCGACGAGCTCTGCCTGACCGTCTCGCCGCAACTGACCGGGGGCAGTGCCGGTCGCATCGCGACCGGACCGGACACCCCGCCGCGCTCCATGTCCCTGCGCAGCGTCCTGGCCGATCAGGACATGCTTTTCCTCCGGTACGCCCGCAGCCGCTAG
- a CDS encoding hemolysin family protein has translation MDGIGGQVLLVLVLVLVNAAFSGSEMALVSLRDSQVNKLERQSRRGRVLGRLTRDPNRFLATIQIGITLAGFLASAAAAVSLSKPLVEPLGFLGSAAEPAAIVVVTIVLTFVTLVIGELAPKRIAMQRTEGWALLVARPLDILSTISRPAVWLLSVATNLLVRLAGGDPKAQREEVSTEEIRDMVAAQQDFSVEQRTIISGAFEIADRILREILVPRRDVLTLATGLAAPEALTQLIAGGHSRAPVVGPAGLDDVFGVVHLRDLVGAQGPVDLVARPGLFLPETLRVSDALRQMRLERHQLALVVDERGAIDGIITMEDLVEEIVGEIYDETDRDVQSVVKEADGALLMPGSFPIHDLPDIGFDNSVPDEGDYTTVAGMVLASLGHIPTEPGEVVTLPQFTAEVVEVTGRAITRLRLRALPREEPEDED, from the coding sequence GTGGATGGCATAGGCGGGCAGGTCTTGCTCGTGCTGGTGCTGGTGTTGGTGAACGCAGCCTTCTCCGGCAGCGAAATGGCCCTGGTGTCCTTGCGCGACAGCCAGGTGAACAAGCTGGAAAGGCAGTCGCGCCGCGGCCGGGTGCTCGGGCGGCTGACCCGTGACCCGAACAGGTTCCTGGCGACCATCCAGATCGGCATCACGCTGGCGGGTTTCCTGGCCTCGGCGGCCGCCGCCGTGTCGCTCTCGAAGCCGCTGGTGGAGCCGCTCGGTTTCCTGGGTTCGGCCGCGGAGCCCGCCGCCATCGTCGTCGTCACGATCGTGCTGACCTTCGTCACGCTGGTGATCGGCGAGCTGGCGCCCAAACGCATCGCGATGCAGCGCACCGAGGGCTGGGCCCTGCTGGTGGCCCGGCCGCTGGACATCCTCTCGACGATCTCCCGGCCGGCGGTGTGGCTGCTCAGCGTCGCGACCAACCTGCTCGTGCGGCTGGCCGGTGGTGACCCCAAGGCGCAGCGCGAGGAGGTCAGCACCGAGGAGATCCGCGACATGGTCGCGGCCCAGCAGGACTTCTCGGTCGAGCAGCGGACCATCATCAGCGGCGCGTTCGAGATCGCGGACCGGATCCTGCGGGAGATCCTGGTGCCCCGCCGCGACGTGCTGACCCTGGCGACCGGCCTGGCCGCCCCGGAAGCGCTGACCCAGCTGATCGCCGGTGGCCACTCCCGCGCGCCGGTGGTCGGCCCGGCCGGTCTCGACGACGTTTTCGGGGTCGTGCACCTGCGTGACCTGGTCGGCGCCCAGGGGCCGGTCGATCTGGTGGCGCGGCCGGGGCTGTTCCTGCCCGAGACGCTGCGGGTGTCCGACGCGCTGCGGCAGATGCGGCTGGAACGCCACCAGCTCGCCCTCGTGGTCGACGAGCGCGGCGCGATCGACGGCATCATCACCATGGAGGACCTGGTCGAGGAGATCGTCGGTGAGATCTACGACGAGACGGACCGCGACGTGCAGTCGGTGGTCAAGGAGGCCGACGGCGCGCTGCTGATGCCGGGCTCGTTCCCGATCCACGACCTGCCGGACATCGGCTTCGACAACTCGGTGCCCGACGAGGGTGATTACACGACCGTCGCCGGGATGGTGCTGGCCTCGCTCGGGCACATCCCGACGGAGCCCGGCGAGGTGGTCACGCTGCCGCAGTTCACCGCGGAGGTCGTCGAGGTCACCGGCCGCGCGATCACCCGCCTCCGGCTGCGGGCGCTGCCCCGCGAGGAGCCGGAGGACGAGGACTAA
- a CDS encoding LacI family DNA-binding transcriptional regulator has product MTRQPVRSPGRPTLDAVAARAGVGRGTASRVLNGSSQVSPQAKAAVEAAIQELGYVPNRAARSLVTQRTDSVALVVSESQERVFGEPFFAGVLRGINAALLETPLQLWLAMAASPEQRERVEHHLTGQHVDGVLLLSLHDDDPLPAVLRERGMPFVFGGRSARAAESDFLVDVDNAAGARKAVEYLLGNGARRVATVAGPQDMEVGRARLAGYRAAVTGPELVEYGDFSEAGGARAMRALLEREPDLDAVFAASDLMASGALRALRDKGLRVPQDVAVIGFEDAPVARQCEPPLTTIHQPVEEMGRRMAELLVCRIRREPVENSHVLLDTHLVRRASA; this is encoded by the coding sequence ATGACCAGGCAGCCCGTCCGTTCACCGGGGCGACCGACGCTCGACGCCGTCGCCGCACGCGCCGGGGTCGGCCGCGGCACCGCCTCCCGAGTCCTCAACGGGTCGTCCCAGGTCAGCCCGCAGGCCAAGGCCGCCGTCGAGGCGGCCATCCAGGAGCTGGGCTACGTGCCCAACCGCGCGGCCCGTTCGCTGGTCACCCAGCGGACCGACTCGGTGGCGCTCGTCGTCTCGGAGTCCCAGGAACGTGTCTTCGGCGAGCCGTTCTTCGCCGGCGTGCTGCGCGGCATCAACGCCGCGCTGCTGGAGACGCCGCTGCAGCTCTGGCTGGCGATGGCGGCCTCCCCCGAGCAGCGGGAGCGGGTCGAGCACCACCTGACCGGCCAGCACGTCGACGGTGTGCTGCTGCTCTCCCTGCACGACGACGACCCGCTGCCCGCGGTGCTGCGCGAGCGCGGCATGCCGTTCGTCTTCGGCGGCCGGTCGGCACGCGCGGCCGAGAGCGACTTCCTGGTCGACGTCGACAACGCCGCCGGCGCCCGCAAGGCGGTCGAATACCTGCTCGGCAACGGCGCCCGGCGGGTCGCCACGGTCGCCGGGCCGCAGGACATGGAGGTCGGCCGGGCCCGGCTGGCCGGTTACCGCGCGGCCGTGACCGGCCCCGAGCTCGTCGAGTACGGCGACTTCAGCGAGGCCGGCGGCGCCCGGGCGATGAGGGCGCTGCTGGAGCGCGAGCCGGACCTCGACGCGGTCTTCGCGGCGTCCGACCTGATGGCCAGCGGCGCGCTGCGGGCCCTGCGTGACAAGGGTCTGCGGGTGCCGCAGGACGTGGCCGTGATCGGCTTCGAGGACGCGCCCGTCGCCCGGCAGTGCGAGCCGCCGCTGACCACGATCCACCAGCCCGTCGAGGAGATGGGCCGCCGGATGGCGGAGCTGCTGGTGTGCCGGATCCGCCGCGAGCCCGTGGAAAATTCCCACGTTCTGCTCGACACCCATCTGGTCCGTCGCGCCTCCGCCTGA
- a CDS encoding glycoside hydrolase family 65 protein translates to MGEIGPAEPWVVREIGLPDELRQAESVFALANGHVGLRGNLDEPEPFGMPGTYLNSLYEHRDLTYPEAGYAFPERTETIIDAPNGKLVTLTVDDEPFDVRTGDLRRHERCLDLRAGTLHREVEWGPVRITSTRLVSFPHPSVAAIRYEVEALDRPVRIRLDSDLLANEEQPEPRDDPRASAVLHAPLRSLSHSDDVLVHRTRRSGITVASSVAHVSEPGEVSAEEDRIRFTLTTVVHPGTPLRLDKFVAYAWGTGDSDDDLAGTAVRDRDEAVRAGFETLLDEQRDYLDDFWDSADVELDGDPEVQQAVRFGLFHVLQAGAQAGPHPIAAKGLTGNGYDGHMLWDTESYVLPVLTYTHPACVGLALRWRHAALPAARERAAELRLAGATYPWRTISGAECSGYWPAGTAALHVNADIADAVLRYAAAAGDDTFVREAGLEILVETARLWCRLAHEDDAGVFHLDGVTGPDEYTALVDDNIYTNLMAQRNLRGAAQYCELFPERARDLGVSADEPRAWQETADNLALPYDNRREVHEQHAGFARLQEWDFASTKDDDYPLMLHYPYLDLYRRQVVKQADLVLAMVLRGDAFTPAEKTRAFEYYEARTVRDSSLSAPAQAVLAAETGYLELAHDYLAEAALLDLRAGGEASGDGLHIAACAGVWMALVQGFGGLRDHDGQLSFAPRLPSHLPRLKFSLRWRYSRLHVTVTPTTVTYAVTDEDLSFHHYGEPVDLKAGTTVTLDLPPVEEKAAPPAPAGRAPARRRDALDR, encoded by the coding sequence ATGGGTGAGATCGGGCCCGCGGAGCCGTGGGTGGTCCGCGAGATCGGCCTGCCCGACGAGTTGCGCCAGGCTGAGTCCGTCTTCGCCCTCGCCAACGGGCACGTCGGCCTGCGCGGCAACCTCGACGAACCCGAGCCGTTCGGCATGCCCGGGACCTACCTCAATTCCCTGTACGAGCACCGTGACCTGACCTACCCCGAAGCCGGGTACGCCTTCCCCGAGCGCACCGAGACGATCATCGACGCGCCGAACGGCAAGCTGGTCACGCTGACCGTCGACGACGAGCCGTTCGACGTGCGCACCGGCGACCTGCGGCGGCACGAGCGCTGCCTGGACCTGCGGGCCGGGACGCTGCACCGTGAGGTCGAGTGGGGGCCCGTCCGGATCACCAGCACCCGGCTCGTGTCCTTCCCGCACCCGTCGGTGGCCGCGATCCGGTACGAGGTCGAGGCGCTGGACCGGCCCGTCCGGATCCGCCTCGACTCCGATCTGCTCGCCAACGAGGAGCAGCCGGAGCCCCGCGACGATCCCCGGGCATCGGCCGTCCTCCACGCGCCGCTGCGCTCGCTGTCGCACTCCGACGACGTGCTGGTGCACCGCACCCGGCGCAGCGGGATCACCGTGGCCTCGTCGGTCGCCCACGTGTCCGAACCGGGGGAGGTGTCCGCCGAGGAGGACCGCATCCGGTTCACCCTGACGACCGTCGTGCACCCCGGTACGCCGCTGCGGCTGGACAAGTTCGTCGCGTACGCGTGGGGTACCGGTGACAGCGACGACGACCTGGCCGGGACCGCTGTGCGGGACCGCGACGAGGCTGTCCGGGCCGGCTTCGAGACGCTCCTGGACGAGCAGCGCGACTATCTCGACGACTTCTGGGACAGCGCCGATGTCGAGCTCGACGGTGATCCCGAGGTGCAGCAGGCCGTCCGGTTCGGGCTCTTCCACGTGCTCCAGGCCGGCGCGCAGGCCGGGCCGCACCCCATCGCCGCCAAGGGCCTGACCGGCAACGGTTACGACGGGCACATGCTCTGGGACACCGAGTCGTACGTGCTGCCGGTGCTGACCTACACCCATCCGGCCTGCGTCGGTCTGGCGCTGCGCTGGCGGCACGCCGCCCTCCCGGCCGCCCGGGAACGCGCCGCGGAGCTGCGACTGGCCGGTGCGACCTACCCGTGGCGCACGATCAGCGGCGCCGAATGCTCCGGATATTGGCCCGCCGGCACGGCCGCGCTGCACGTGAACGCCGACATCGCCGACGCGGTCCTGCGGTACGCGGCGGCGGCCGGCGACGACACGTTCGTCCGTGAGGCCGGGCTCGAAATACTGGTCGAGACCGCGCGGCTCTGGTGCCGGCTCGCCCACGAGGACGACGCGGGTGTCTTCCACCTCGACGGTGTCACGGGCCCCGACGAGTACACCGCGCTCGTGGACGACAACATCTACACCAACCTGATGGCGCAGCGGAACCTGCGGGGTGCGGCGCAGTACTGCGAGCTCTTCCCCGAGCGTGCCCGCGACCTCGGCGTCAGCGCGGACGAGCCCCGGGCCTGGCAGGAGACGGCTGACAATCTGGCCCTCCCGTACGACAACCGGCGCGAAGTGCACGAGCAGCACGCCGGATTTGCGCGGCTGCAGGAGTGGGACTTCGCCTCGACCAAGGACGACGACTACCCGCTGATGCTGCACTACCCGTACCTCGACCTGTACCGCCGCCAGGTGGTCAAGCAGGCCGACCTCGTCCTCGCGATGGTGCTGCGCGGCGACGCGTTCACCCCGGCCGAGAAGACGCGTGCTTTCGAGTACTACGAGGCGCGTACCGTGCGGGACTCGTCGTTGTCCGCACCCGCGCAGGCCGTGCTGGCCGCGGAGACCGGATATCTGGAGCTGGCCCACGACTACCTCGCCGAGGCGGCGCTGCTCGACCTGCGGGCTGGCGGCGAGGCCAGCGGTGACGGGCTGCACATCGCGGCGTGCGCGGGCGTCTGGATGGCCCTGGTCCAGGGCTTCGGCGGCCTCCGGGACCACGACGGGCAGCTGTCCTTCGCCCCGCGGCTTCCGTCCCACCTGCCGCGTCTCAAGTTCAGCCTGCGGTGGCGTTACAGCCGGCTCCACGTCACGGTCACCCCGACGACCGTCACGTACGCCGTGACGGACGAGGACCTGTCGTTCCACCACTACGGCGAGCCCGTCGACCTGAAGGCCGGCACAACGGTGACGCTGGACCTGCCGCCGGTCGAGGAGAAAGCCGCGCCACCGGCTCCGGCGGGCCGTGCACCGGCCCGCCGCCGCGACGCCCTCGACCGTTAG